In Pseudomonas campi, the sequence ACATGGCCGACGCGCAGCAGACTTTGAACAGATTCTAAGGGATGGGTGGGCTAGGGCGGTTATCTCTTGGCTGGTACACTGCCCGTCTGATTGGAGAATTTTGCTATGCCTACATCCTTCCTGGAAATCGTCGAGCTTCCTGACGGCCGCATTGCCCTGCGCCGTGCCGAGGATGAGGAAACCCTGGTGACCCTGGATTTCTCCGCCGATGCCAAAGCCTTTCTGCAGGGGCAGCACGTCGAGGTGGCCAAGGCCATGCTGAACGTTGGTGTGCAAATGGCTGGTCGCCTCGCCGAAGGCGATATGGAGCATGACGATCAGCCGCGGGTGCTGCACTGATCCAGCCCGCATGAGTGCTACCTGATCACTTCAGGCAAGCGTTAGCGCAATACCCTCTTTCTACAGAAACATCTTCCGCAGACTTCAGGCGGGGCAGTTGCTGCCTCTGGCCAGTCAGTCCAGGCGAATATTCAGACTCTGTGCGCTGCCCAGTCGGGCCGAGCAGCTCAGGCTCAGGCGTTGTGCTGGCTGCAGTTTGATCCAGCTGATCACGGTGTGGCTGCGGCCCAGGCGTAGCGCTTCACTGGCGAGATCGAAGCTGTTCTGTCCAGAGCGCGGCTGCAGCACCAGCAAGCGATCCAGATTGAGTCCGGCGCTGCGCAGCCAGGCATTGGTCAGGCCGGCGGGTGGGGCGATAAGGGTCAGCCAGCGGGCGTCCTGATTCTGGCTCAGTTCGCGCAGTACCGGGCCCAGCAGGTGGCGGCAGTGATTCATCGAGCCAGACAGCGACAGCTCGCTGAAGGGCTCCGATTCTTCTGCCCAGGAGGGCAGTTCAACGCTATCGGTGAGTTGAGGGGTCAGGCTCTGGCCCAGGAAAGCTTCGAACAGCGGAAGTTGCGAACGATTCAGCGACTGCGGGAACTGCATGAAGCTCTCCTTACGACTTAGTGGCGTAGCACGTTAACGACGGATCACGCCGACACTCAAACCTTCGATGATCAGATCCTGTTCTTCCAGATTCACTTCGATTGGGGCGAACTCGGGGTTTTCGGCAATCAGAA encodes:
- the sulA gene encoding SOS-induced cell division inhibitor SulA translates to MQFPQSLNRSQLPLFEAFLGQSLTPQLTDSVELPSWAEESEPFSELSLSGSMNHCRHLLGPVLRELSQNQDARWLTLIAPPAGLTNAWLRSAGLNLDRLLVLQPRSGQNSFDLASEALRLGRSHTVISWIKLQPAQRLSLSCSARLGSAQSLNIRLD